A single Spartinivicinus poritis DNA region contains:
- a CDS encoding DUF4123 domain-containing protein — protein MTVLYKQWPKLPCYLLLDAGKHPVINNWINDSYNSYAIYLNTPYAALKSLSPQLVECSFDAKLWSVFQRQGIYNQWGILLFSNADFSEIVRHCQWWIQVQTENKMTGIFRLYDPHLCYKLFTCSSDIQRQKLLGIINSVCCFHDGWHQFDNAVMQPVDYQYMLSLDSHQWRAIKEDKSTALKKRIHQHVQHLFPHLLRKKDAEQQQQWVNMLLDEASALHFTTAQDIYQFINIIGILGMDALNPKVYPEIYQLLTDQDDGSPAVRLREATMLAQQAVKQVVIE, from the coding sequence ATGACTGTCTTATACAAACAATGGCCCAAACTTCCTTGTTATTTACTATTGGATGCTGGAAAACATCCAGTGATTAATAACTGGATTAACGACAGTTATAATAGTTATGCTATTTATTTAAATACACCTTATGCAGCCTTAAAGTCACTTTCACCACAATTAGTTGAGTGCTCTTTTGATGCTAAACTCTGGAGCGTGTTCCAACGACAGGGTATTTATAACCAGTGGGGTATTCTGTTATTCTCAAACGCTGACTTTTCAGAAATAGTTCGCCACTGTCAATGGTGGATTCAAGTACAAACCGAAAATAAAATGACAGGGATATTTCGTTTATATGATCCACATCTCTGTTACAAATTATTTACTTGCTCTTCAGATATTCAGCGGCAAAAGCTGCTAGGTATTATCAACAGCGTATGTTGTTTTCATGATGGCTGGCATCAATTTGATAATGCTGTGATGCAACCTGTTGATTATCAATACATGTTATCATTGGATTCGCATCAGTGGCGTGCAATCAAAGAGGACAAATCCACTGCACTGAAAAAAAGAATTCACCAGCATGTACAGCACTTATTTCCTCACTTATTAAGAAAGAAAGATGCTGAACAACAGCAGCAATGGGTAAATATGCTACTGGATGAAGCGAGCGCACTGCATTTTACAACAGCTCAAGATATTTACCAGTTTATCAATATTATTGGCATTTTAGGTATGGATGCCTTAAACCCTAAAGTGTATCCAGAAATATACCAGTTGTTGACTGATCAGGATGATGGTTCACCTGCTGTCAGATTAAGAGAAGCTACCATGCTGGCTCAACAGGCAGTAAAACAAGTGGTGATTGAGTGA
- a CDS encoding ABC transporter substrate-binding protein — MLKHYKKAVIGLFMMVFSHIAIAGEVEVLHWWTSAGEVRALNALKLLLVEQGHSWKDFSVAGGGGDNAMAVLRSRLLSGVPPTAAHGKGGHIKEWGKLGLLANLDQIADEQNWPEILPTFVNELMKYNGQYVAVPVNIHRINWLWVNAPLLQQANVAVPTTIEAFWQAADKLKKAGIIPLAHGDQPWQNSILFEMLLLGMTDSHFFKKAFIDFDAMSLSSEKIVNVFAALRKLKQYMDPDIANRDWDDATHMVIQGKAAMQIMGDWAKGEFTAVNKQLGKDVLCLPVPSTDKHYSYVIDSFIMFKITDAENKQAQIALAKQMLNKNFQQVFNLSKGSIPARQDMNMDAFDICAKESVKAVQTVGNGNVLPNISIGMATSIYTQTAIAEVVTHFFRNDTISPEQAAKQLVNAVKASL, encoded by the coding sequence ATGTTAAAGCATTACAAAAAAGCGGTTATCGGCCTATTCATGATGGTTTTTAGTCACATTGCCATTGCAGGTGAAGTAGAGGTTTTGCATTGGTGGACTTCTGCAGGTGAAGTGCGTGCCTTGAATGCACTGAAGTTATTACTGGTAGAGCAGGGCCATAGCTGGAAAGACTTTTCAGTAGCAGGCGGTGGTGGTGATAATGCAATGGCCGTGCTGAGATCGAGATTATTATCGGGTGTTCCACCAACGGCTGCCCATGGTAAAGGTGGGCATATCAAAGAATGGGGAAAACTTGGGCTGCTGGCTAATTTAGATCAGATTGCTGATGAACAAAACTGGCCTGAAATCTTACCCACTTTTGTCAATGAATTGATGAAATATAATGGCCAGTATGTAGCTGTACCAGTGAATATTCATCGAATTAATTGGCTATGGGTAAATGCTCCGCTTTTACAGCAGGCTAATGTAGCGGTACCAACAACGATAGAGGCATTTTGGCAGGCAGCAGATAAACTTAAAAAGGCTGGGATTATTCCATTAGCCCATGGTGATCAACCGTGGCAAAATTCAATCCTATTTGAAATGTTATTATTGGGAATGACGGATTCCCATTTTTTTAAAAAAGCATTTATTGATTTTGATGCTATGAGCCTATCGAGTGAAAAAATAGTAAACGTATTTGCCGCATTAAGGAAGCTAAAGCAATATATGGACCCCGATATTGCCAATCGCGATTGGGATGATGCCACTCACATGGTCATTCAGGGCAAAGCTGCCATGCAAATAATGGGGGATTGGGCTAAAGGGGAGTTCACCGCAGTCAATAAGCAATTAGGTAAAGATGTTTTATGTTTACCTGTGCCCTCTACCGATAAACATTATTCTTATGTTATTGATAGTTTTATTATGTTTAAAATTACCGACGCTGAAAATAAACAGGCACAAATAGCGCTGGCTAAACAAATGTTAAATAAAAATTTTCAGCAGGTATTTAATTTGAGTAAAGGCTCAATACCTGCACGCCAAGATATGAATATGGACGCATTTGACATATGTGCAAAAGAAAGTGTAAAAGCAGTTCAAACTGTTGGTAATGGAAACGTGCTACCAAATATATCTATAGGCATGGCAACCTCGATATATACGCAAACGGCCATAGCGGAGGTAGTCACTCATTTTTTTCGTAACGATACAATCTCACCGGAACAAGCGGCTAAACAATTGGTGAATGCGGTTAAAGCCAGTTTGTAG
- a CDS encoding zinc-dependent metalloprotease family protein — protein sequence MKYRWQPLIKGALLYLLFTGSVYAATIDVLVVHPYNVGRDVKARASSMVAWANQAYANSGVNIRLNLVHVQSIRGYGTVSEYALNQVSRDRQVAQLRERYGADLVSYLAPRTGGLCGIAWVPNGDGRSGRFYRGAKRYGFSVVATDCTYSTFAHELGHNMGLGHSAGQGSKGGIWYWARGHAEYNKFATVMAYPWFYRAKGLQYFSNPGMRGHCMGMTCGVSNYADSARNLNQVAAQMANFMPTKVTTRPPTSQPKPPTNKPPKNPTTPTTNCLKGKSYSYRSDELLSCVPKTNLASRGNSPRYYFVYFPKGAKHLDLSLSGGRGNADLYIRLPGWPSRSQYGYRSVSSGNNERIRLSNIPQGRYYHILVDAVRPYSGVTLQAKITK from the coding sequence GTGAAATACCGTTGGCAACCTTTAATAAAAGGGGCTCTACTTTATTTGTTATTCACTGGGAGTGTGTACGCTGCAACAATTGATGTGTTAGTTGTGCACCCCTATAACGTAGGTCGAGATGTTAAAGCACGAGCGTCGTCAATGGTTGCCTGGGCAAATCAGGCTTATGCTAACAGTGGGGTTAATATCCGTTTAAATTTAGTTCACGTTCAGTCCATTAGAGGTTATGGTACTGTGAGTGAATATGCACTAAACCAGGTTTCCAGGGACAGGCAAGTTGCCCAATTAAGAGAGCGCTATGGTGCTGACTTAGTCAGTTATTTAGCGCCAAGAACAGGCGGCTTATGTGGTATTGCCTGGGTACCTAATGGTGATGGAAGAAGTGGGCGTTTTTATCGTGGTGCCAAGCGTTATGGTTTTAGTGTGGTGGCTACCGATTGTACTTATAGTACCTTTGCCCATGAATTAGGCCATAATATGGGGCTAGGTCATTCCGCAGGGCAAGGCAGCAAAGGGGGAATCTGGTATTGGGCTCGTGGTCATGCTGAGTATAATAAATTTGCCACTGTTATGGCTTATCCTTGGTTTTACCGGGCAAAAGGCCTGCAGTATTTTTCTAATCCCGGTATGCGTGGGCATTGCATGGGGATGACCTGTGGTGTTAGCAACTATGCTGATAGTGCACGCAACCTTAATCAAGTGGCTGCCCAGATGGCTAACTTTATGCCAACAAAAGTGACTACCCGTCCACCGACTAGTCAGCCTAAGCCACCTACCAATAAACCACCAAAAAACCCAACGACACCGACGACTAACTGTTTAAAAGGTAAATCTTATAGCTATCGTTCAGACGAGTTGTTAAGTTGCGTGCCAAAGACCAATTTAGCAAGTAGGGGGAATAGTCCGCGCTATTACTTCGTTTATTTCCCTAAAGGTGCTAAGCATCTAGACCTCTCATTGTCTGGTGGTAGAGGTAATGCCGATTTATATATTCGCCTGCCAGGGTGGCCATCACGCAGTCAATATGGTTATCGTTCTGTGTCTTCAGGTAATAACGAAAGAATTCGCTTAAGCAACATACCACAGGGTAGGTATTATCACATTCTGGTTGATGCGGTAAGGCCATACAGTGGCGTAACATTGCAAGCTAAAATAACCAAATAA
- a CDS encoding DMT family transporter, whose protein sequence is MNHSSLLIIYAFLALIIGNLFAVFVDIAVKAFAVEGSVYQYLLLRQLLLLLCIFPFWYRQSAEKRHPRRLKVHAFRGLMTNIGAPAAVISLLYLPLATANVIFYTAPLFTLLLGTLLFKEPLKTHRIVVTVLGFIGVGIALRPEYFGFASALAFCTAIAVAGYNISVKSLPKQISTITTMFWSNLFTIPIMTVITLMFWQPITADLIWLCVISCLCLLVYQGLSVIAFKRADAGAITVTEYSGLIFAAVFGWWLFDETLDNWTLFGITCIILPIIWQSWYEHKCHQINDSDPNLDLSKY, encoded by the coding sequence GTGAACCACTCAAGCCTTCTAATTATTTATGCATTTTTGGCATTAATCATCGGTAATTTATTTGCAGTCTTTGTCGATATAGCGGTTAAAGCCTTTGCTGTAGAAGGCAGTGTTTATCAATATTTGCTGTTACGACAGTTGCTCCTGTTGCTTTGTATCTTTCCATTTTGGTATCGACAATCTGCTGAGAAGCGTCACCCTCGCAGGTTAAAAGTGCATGCATTCCGTGGTTTGATGACTAATATCGGGGCACCAGCGGCCGTGATCTCATTACTCTATCTGCCACTTGCGACAGCCAATGTTATTTTTTATACGGCACCATTATTCACGCTACTGCTCGGTACCCTGCTGTTTAAAGAGCCATTAAAAACCCATCGAATCGTCGTGACTGTTTTAGGATTTATCGGTGTTGGTATTGCTTTGCGACCAGAATACTTTGGCTTTGCTAGCGCATTAGCATTTTGTACTGCAATTGCCGTTGCGGGATACAATATTTCTGTAAAAAGCTTACCAAAACAAATAAGCACCATCACTACCATGTTTTGGAGCAATTTGTTTACTATTCCAATTATGACTGTAATAACACTCATGTTTTGGCAACCCATAACGGCCGATCTCATCTGGCTCTGTGTTATTTCTTGTTTATGCCTGCTGGTGTATCAAGGCCTAAGTGTCATTGCATTTAAACGAGCTGACGCAGGCGCAATAACCGTTACCGAATACTCAGGGCTCATCTTTGCCGCTGTATTTGGATGGTGGTTATTTGACGAGACGCTTGATAATTGGACTTTATTCGGAATTACTTGCATTATCCTACCTATCATATGGCAAAGTTGGTATGAGCATAAATGCCATCAAATCAATGATAGTGACCCAAACCTGGATTTGAGCAAATATTAG
- a CDS encoding C10 family peptidase encodes MKNIKSIMPLFYCANLLVGLSITTGTSADTLSIDSAKRIALQAYRSKVLKNDDQANLEITDIKIKNNDSGDSLFYIVQLNHKGFVIVAATDQKKPVIAYGKDDGDSISFDKNNLAFNHWLEQYAIQLQARDSEPQEAITSAERLAPRNRVARSNYRVERDAESAIAPLTTTTWSQNGFYNDWVPNDYLTGCVATALGQFLKYYEYPTVGTGRYTYKYPDQDEITVDFASTTYHWESMANSLTEENDEVAKLLFHAGAAVRTLYGNKVSLAGMRYIPNALEKHFGYVTNGFEYVSNYAEAEWRQLILDELKAKRVVILTGLSAQGAGHAWVVDGYDGNDYFHMNWGWGGSMNGYFLLNQPNPRTNYNFNQRMAFVRAAPKPSLANVPFCQGTQYLTDNQGTITDGSGSWNYPVKSDCKFVIQPTQPGEIRLNFNEFATEHSYDLVKVYDGATTNAPLIGQYSGSRIPSAVTATSGSMLIHFTSDEVVTKKGWAASYRVQ; translated from the coding sequence ATGAAAAATATAAAGTCTATCATGCCATTATTTTACTGTGCTAATTTATTGGTTGGTTTATCTATTACCACTGGTACTTCAGCTGATACCTTATCGATAGATAGTGCTAAGCGTATAGCACTACAAGCTTATCGAAGTAAAGTACTAAAAAATGATGATCAAGCAAATCTGGAAATTACTGATATTAAAATTAAAAATAATGACTCAGGGGACAGTTTATTTTATATCGTTCAGCTGAATCATAAAGGCTTTGTGATCGTTGCGGCGACTGATCAGAAAAAGCCTGTGATTGCTTATGGTAAAGACGATGGTGATAGTATAAGTTTTGATAAAAATAATCTGGCGTTTAATCACTGGCTTGAACAGTACGCTATTCAATTACAAGCTAGAGATAGTGAGCCACAAGAAGCGATTACGTCAGCTGAACGATTAGCTCCACGAAACCGAGTAGCAAGAAGTAACTATCGTGTAGAGCGGGATGCTGAATCGGCTATCGCTCCCTTGACCACAACAACCTGGTCACAAAATGGTTTTTACAATGATTGGGTACCCAATGACTACTTAACAGGATGTGTAGCCACTGCACTTGGGCAGTTTTTAAAATATTATGAGTATCCGACAGTTGGTACTGGCCGTTACACTTATAAATACCCTGATCAAGATGAAATTACGGTGGACTTCGCTTCAACGACGTATCATTGGGAAAGCATGGCTAATAGCTTAACAGAGGAAAATGATGAGGTAGCAAAATTATTATTTCATGCAGGGGCGGCTGTGAGAACTTTATATGGGAATAAAGTGTCACTTGCCGGTATGCGCTATATTCCAAACGCCCTGGAAAAGCATTTTGGTTATGTGACTAATGGTTTTGAGTATGTATCAAACTATGCTGAAGCTGAGTGGCGACAATTAATTCTTGATGAGCTAAAAGCTAAACGGGTAGTTATCTTAACTGGGCTGAGCGCTCAAGGGGCGGGTCATGCTTGGGTTGTTGATGGCTATGATGGTAATGATTATTTTCATATGAATTGGGGGTGGGGAGGCAGTATGAATGGTTATTTTTTACTTAACCAACCTAACCCTAGAACCAATTATAATTTTAACCAGCGCATGGCCTTTGTCAGAGCTGCTCCTAAACCATCGCTGGCTAATGTCCCTTTTTGCCAGGGAACGCAGTATCTAACAGACAACCAAGGCACTATAACTGATGGTAGTGGCAGCTGGAATTATCCTGTAAAAAGTGACTGTAAATTTGTTATTCAACCCACTCAACCAGGCGAAATTAGGCTAAATTTCAATGAGTTTGCGACAGAACACTCCTACGACCTTGTGAAAGTTTATGATGGAGCAACTACGAACGCACCTTTAATTGGCCAATATTCAGGTAGTCGCATTCCTTCTGCTGTAACAGCTACCAGTGGCAGTATGTTGATTCACTTTACCAGTGATGAAGTGGTTACCAAAAAAGGTTGGGCTGCTAGTTATAGGGTTCAGTAG
- a CDS encoding histidine phosphatase family protein has translation MQSIYFLRHWPTAWNQQGLIQGRCDVPLTQASMAELNTLHVPPDLHISRWYVSPLQRAKQTLASLGLTGEVAQPLMEMDWGEWEGKTLAELRQTDPRLKIEEPKGIYLQCPKGESPKKVQQRLLGWLQQCSDKGESIGIVTHKGVIRTALAEACQWDMTTKPPVKLNWQCIHYFGWDGHKLYLIKANIPLLKQS, from the coding sequence ATGCAATCAATTTACTTTTTACGCCACTGGCCTACAGCCTGGAACCAGCAAGGTTTAATTCAGGGGCGGTGTGATGTGCCATTAACTCAGGCAAGCATGGCAGAATTAAACACCTTACACGTGCCACCGGACTTACACATCAGTCGTTGGTATGTCAGCCCGTTACAGAGAGCAAAACAAACCTTGGCCAGTTTAGGGCTAACCGGTGAGGTAGCCCAGCCTCTGATGGAAATGGACTGGGGAGAATGGGAAGGTAAAACCTTAGCTGAATTAAGGCAAACTGATCCTAGGCTAAAGATAGAAGAGCCCAAAGGTATTTACTTGCAATGCCCGAAAGGAGAGTCACCGAAAAAAGTACAACAACGGTTGTTAGGTTGGTTACAGCAATGTTCAGATAAGGGCGAGTCAATAGGCATTGTCACCCATAAAGGCGTTATTCGTACGGCACTGGCTGAGGCCTGTCAGTGGGATATGACCACAAAACCTCCCGTTAAACTTAACTGGCAATGTATTCATTATTTTGGTTGGGACGGACATAAGCTGTATTTAATAAAAGCCAATATTCCTTTGCTTAAGCAGAGTTAG
- a CDS encoding glycosyltransferase family 4 protein produces the protein MKQTIAFYAPLKSPFHVIPSGEQRIAQLFWQACEKAGFNLVWADSLRSYDRSGDVTRQQRLAKLGERRAQRLIQRWQQLPTDQRPVLWLTYHLYHKAPDYIGPFVSQALNIPYVLVEASYAAKQQQGPWAPGLAASVQAIRRANSILSLNPGDIPGLQQVLGESERIHLIKPFINPVIVTENKNQLRQQLAKQWYLPVTSNWLLTVAMLRPRDKQQSYQYLSGILSQLVDLDWYWIVVGDGKARTEIQDYFSGLTERIRWVGALSEQEVTEWLTAADLFIWPAINEALGMVFLEAQAAGLPSIAGAEVGVASLFDQKKPAGILLNTGQPSDFINAIRQLLLDQSGRELLGQRGIQHVAQDHSLHSTSIWLQHHFSALIGKR, from the coding sequence ATGAAGCAAACCATTGCCTTTTATGCACCCTTAAAATCCCCTTTTCATGTGATTCCTTCAGGGGAGCAACGGATTGCTCAACTATTTTGGCAAGCCTGTGAAAAAGCAGGGTTTAATCTGGTTTGGGCTGATAGCTTACGAAGTTATGATCGCAGCGGTGATGTCACTCGCCAACAGCGGCTGGCGAAGCTGGGTGAACGCAGAGCACAGCGGCTAATTCAGCGTTGGCAACAGTTACCCACTGATCAGCGACCTGTCTTATGGTTAACATACCACCTTTATCATAAAGCGCCGGATTATATTGGGCCTTTTGTCAGTCAGGCGCTTAATATTCCCTATGTATTAGTCGAAGCTTCCTATGCTGCCAAACAACAACAAGGCCCTTGGGCGCCAGGGTTAGCAGCTTCTGTGCAGGCTATCCGACGGGCCAATAGCATTTTATCCCTTAATCCTGGCGATATTCCAGGTTTACAACAGGTGCTGGGCGAGAGTGAGCGAATACATCTGATTAAACCTTTTATTAACCCTGTTATTGTAACTGAAAATAAAAATCAACTCAGGCAACAGTTAGCGAAGCAATGGTATTTACCCGTTACAAGCAATTGGCTGTTAACAGTGGCGATGTTACGCCCCCGAGATAAACAACAGTCTTATCAGTATCTCAGTGGTATTTTGTCCCAGTTAGTTGATCTGGACTGGTACTGGATTGTCGTGGGGGATGGTAAAGCGCGCACTGAAATACAAGATTATTTTAGTGGTTTAACGGAGCGTATTCGCTGGGTAGGCGCATTATCTGAACAAGAGGTGACCGAATGGTTAACGGCTGCTGATCTATTTATTTGGCCTGCAATTAATGAAGCGTTAGGTATGGTGTTTTTAGAGGCGCAAGCTGCGGGTTTACCGAGTATAGCAGGAGCTGAAGTAGGGGTGGCCAGTTTGTTTGACCAGAAGAAACCGGCAGGTATTTTGTTAAATACTGGGCAGCCGAGTGACTTTATCAATGCTATCCGACAGTTGCTGTTAGATCAGTCAGGTCGAGAGTTGCTAGGTCAACGAGGTATACAACATGTGGCGCAGGATCATTCTCTTCACAGCACCAGTATCTGGTTGCAGCATCATTTTAGCGCCCTAATAGGCAAACGCTAA
- a CDS encoding polysaccharide deacetylase family protein, translated as MSWQQLATEIEIWATEQKTITLWWRDDDAYTNSAALTQLINLTNHYQIPLCLAVIPSQLEISLIERVEQQPLVWISQHGYSHQNHAPANQRKCELGADRLFEVIASELLTGQNMLQHAFPKQFFPVLVPPWNRLAHSLVNELANMHYIGLSTLGPRQPRKDLVVQNVHVDIINWKQRQFAGEKHCLTQLIQHLQARRLNQIDRQEATGLMTHHLDHDAGCWQFCRQLCEFLKPYSHVQWQQPNRLFSKASVISLV; from the coding sequence ATGAGCTGGCAACAATTAGCAACAGAAATTGAAATCTGGGCAACCGAGCAAAAAACCATCACTCTCTGGTGGCGAGATGATGATGCCTATACCAACAGTGCTGCACTGACTCAGTTGATTAATTTAACTAATCATTATCAAATCCCCCTTTGCCTAGCTGTGATCCCTAGTCAACTGGAAATCTCTTTAATTGAACGGGTCGAACAACAGCCTTTAGTCTGGATAAGCCAGCATGGATATAGCCATCAAAATCATGCACCTGCTAACCAACGCAAATGTGAATTAGGTGCTGACCGATTATTTGAAGTGATTGCCAGTGAGTTATTAACCGGCCAAAATATGCTACAACATGCTTTTCCCAAACAGTTTTTTCCTGTGTTAGTACCGCCCTGGAACCGACTTGCCCACTCGTTAGTGAATGAGTTGGCCAATATGCATTATATTGGCTTATCTACCCTAGGCCCACGCCAACCCAGAAAAGACCTGGTAGTGCAAAATGTTCATGTAGATATTATTAACTGGAAACAGCGCCAGTTTGCTGGAGAAAAGCATTGCTTGACGCAGTTAATTCAACACTTACAAGCACGACGCTTAAACCAGATTGATAGACAGGAAGCCACTGGGCTAATGACCCACCATTTAGACCACGATGCAGGTTGCTGGCAATTTTGCCGACAATTGTGTGAATTTTTAAAGCCTTATTCCCATGTCCAATGGCAACAGCCCAACCGACTATTCAGTAAAGCATCGGTTATTTCACTGGTGTAA
- a CDS encoding GNAT family N-acetyltransferase, giving the protein MNWHLKSFNELNIDELYQILKLRIDIFVVEQASIYSDLDNKDRQAGILHLFAEEQGQVMAYLRLLPPEVSYPDMSSLGRVVIHLDARGMGLGHELLKCAIAIIDEQWPTNTCHISAQTHLQSFYNQHGFYAVGEGYLEDGIPHIGMERAAAKVNE; this is encoded by the coding sequence ATGAATTGGCATTTAAAATCATTTAACGAACTCAATATCGATGAACTCTACCAAATTCTTAAACTAAGAATCGATATTTTTGTCGTTGAGCAAGCGTCTATATACAGCGATTTGGATAACAAAGACCGCCAAGCGGGTATATTGCATTTGTTTGCTGAAGAACAGGGACAAGTCATGGCTTATTTACGCTTATTACCACCAGAAGTCAGTTATCCTGATATGTCATCTCTTGGTCGCGTTGTGATTCATCTGGACGCTCGTGGCATGGGTTTAGGTCATGAGTTGCTTAAATGTGCCATAGCTATCATTGATGAGCAATGGCCAACTAATACTTGTCACATATCGGCACAGACCCATTTACAAAGCTTTTATAACCAGCATGGCTTCTACGCTGTTGGTGAAGGTTACTTGGAAGATGGCATTCCCCATATTGGTATGGAACGAGCCGCTGCAAAGGTTAATGAATAA
- a CDS encoding Crp/Fnr family transcriptional regulator has translation MSATLINILNQLTPVPEQGLDELVSRSKPIQVEANQVLISCNSKPQYLYAIEQGLLRAVFVTQDGKEFSKEFYWENDIIFVMRYLMTKKPLPYSIETVEPCTLYQMPIDIYQKLIDSKTVWLRYHQKHIEHQLLFKEIKEELLLLHSNEQKVEKVYELFPHFVCRVPATLIASYLGLSPVSVSRIKKRLGL, from the coding sequence ATGTCAGCAACGCTTATAAACATACTCAACCAACTAACGCCTGTCCCAGAGCAGGGACTAGATGAACTTGTTAGTCGTAGTAAACCTATTCAGGTTGAAGCGAATCAAGTATTAATTAGTTGCAATTCAAAACCACAATATTTATATGCTATTGAGCAGGGTTTATTAAGAGCTGTTTTTGTTACCCAAGATGGAAAAGAATTTAGCAAAGAATTTTATTGGGAAAACGACATTATTTTTGTTATGCGCTATTTGATGACCAAAAAGCCTCTGCCTTATTCTATAGAGACTGTTGAGCCTTGCACCCTGTATCAAATGCCTATCGATATTTATCAAAAACTCATTGATAGCAAAACGGTATGGTTACGCTATCACCAAAAACATATTGAACATCAGTTATTGTTTAAAGAAATCAAAGAAGAACTGTTGTTACTACACTCTAATGAACAAAAAGTGGAAAAAGTCTATGAGCTGTTTCCTCATTTCGTATGTCGCGTTCCTGCTACACTCATTGCCTCTTATCTAGGGCTAAGTCCGGTGAGCGTTAGCCGAATAAAAAAACGCTTAGGCTTATGA
- a CDS encoding DUF2214 family protein: MDYILTKYIHLLAILLLFSTCVAEHLLISDRMQRAEVKRLAKVDVFFGVSAFIVLLSGLAMMLWVGKPTEYYLANWMFHLKFTVFIVVALLSIYPTIYFIKTRKAGELTDMVELPKIIKIIIRVELLGIIILPLLGVMMASGFGISG, encoded by the coding sequence ATGGACTACATATTAACTAAGTATATTCATTTGCTAGCAATTTTGTTGTTGTTTTCTACCTGTGTTGCTGAACATTTACTTATATCAGATCGAATGCAACGGGCAGAGGTTAAAAGATTAGCAAAGGTTGATGTGTTTTTTGGTGTGTCTGCATTTATTGTTTTATTGTCAGGTTTAGCAATGATGTTGTGGGTAGGTAAGCCAACGGAGTATTATTTAGCTAACTGGATGTTTCATTTAAAATTTACAGTATTTATTGTAGTCGCTTTGTTATCTATCTATCCGACAATATATTTTATTAAAACTAGAAAAGCCGGTGAGCTAACGGATATGGTTGAACTCCCTAAAATAATTAAAATAATTATTCGGGTGGAATTATTGGGAATTATTATTTTACCCCTACTTGGTGTAATGATGGCCAGTGGCTTTGGCATATCAGGTTAA